A window of the Dictyostelium discoideum AX4 chromosome 4 chromosome, whole genome shotgun sequence genome harbors these coding sequences:
- the nagA gene encoding glycoside hydrolase family 20 protein yields the protein MIKKIILFFAVLIAIVIGQQPLNVVPYPQQVSIGTCVIPVAPGSILIESNIESATFSVSMDRYTNLFFPFSNESEPSSNESFLLSVTIYSDDETLQLGIDESYSLSIEQGSYQLKATNIYGAMRGLETFKQLIVYNELENSYSIVCVSISDSPRYPWRGFMVDSARHYIPKNMILHMIDSLGFSKFNTLHWHMVDAVAFPVESTTYPDLTKGAFSPSATFSHDDIQEVVAYAKTYGIRVIPEFDIPGHAAAWGIGYPELVATCPDYAANVNNIPLDISNPATFTFIQNLFTEIAPLFIDNYFHTGGDELVTGCWLEDPAIANWMTKMGFSTTDAFQYFENNLDVTMKSINRTKITWNDPIDYGVQLNPETLVQVWSSGSDLQGIVNSGYKALVSFAWYLDKQNPDNNIHYEWQDTWQDFYAADPTNNISTNAENIIGGEATMWAEQINQVNWDVRVWPRAIGIAERLWSAQSVNSVSLALPRIGHFTCDLSRRGIQSGPLFPDYCPMQDDLVFTMKPNTKLSKSEIKLILNK from the exons atgatcaaaaagattatattattttttgcagTTTTAATTGCAATTGTAATTGGTCAACAACCATTGAATGTTGTACCATATCCTCAACAAGTTTCTATTGGTACTTGTGTCATCCCAGTTGCACCAGGATCAATTCTTATTGAATCAAATATTGAATCAGCAACATTTAGTGTTTCAATGGATAGATATACCAATTTATTCTTCCCATTTAGTAATGAAAGTGAGCCATCATCAAATGAAAGTTTTTTACTTTCAGTTACAATCTatagtgatgatgaaacTCTTCAATTAGGAATTGATGAAAGTTATTCATTAAGCATTGAACAAGGTTCCTACCAATTGAAAGCAACCAACATCTATGGTGCAATGAGAGGTTTGGAAACTTTCAAACAATTGATCGTCTATAATGAATTGGAAAATAGTTATTCAATTGTATGCGTATCAATTAGTGATTCACCAAGATATCCATGGAGAGGTTTCATGGTTGATTCGGCCCGTCATTACATCCCAAAGAATATGATACTTCATATGATCGATTCATTAGGGTTCAGTAAATTCAATACATTACATTGGCATATGGTTGATGCTGTTGCATTCCCAGTTGAATCAACCACTTATCCAGATTTAACCAAAGGTGCTTTCTCTCCAAGTGCAACTTTCTCTCATGACGATATTCAAGAGGTTGTAGCATATGCTAAAACCTATGGTATTCGTGTAATTCCTGAATTCGATATACCAGGCCATGCTGCTGCTTGGGGAATTGGTTATCCAGAATTGGTTGCAACTTGTCCAGATTATGCTGCAAATGTTAACAATATTCCATTAGATATTTCAAATCCAGCTACCTTTACATTCATTCAAAATCTTTTCACTGAAATTGCACCATTATTCATTGATAATTATTTCCATACTGGTGGTGATGAATTAGTTACTGGTTGTTGGCTTGAAGATCCAGCAATTGCAAATTGGATGACAAAAATGGGTTTCTCAACTACTGATGCTTTccaatattttgaaaataa tttggATGTTACTATGAAATCAATTAATCGTACTAAAATTACATGGAATGATCCAATTGATTATGGTGTTCAATTAAATCCAGAAACATTAGTTCAAGTTTGGAGTAGTGGTTCAGATTTACAAGGAATTGTAAATAGTGGTTATAAAGCACTTGTATCATTTGCATGGTATTTAGATAAACAAAATCCAGATAATAACATTCATTATGAATGGCAAGATACTTGGCAAGATTTTTATGCTGCTGATCCAACAAATAATATCTCTACAAACGctgaaaatattattggtGGTGAAGCAACAATGTGGGCTGAACAAATTAATCAAGTAAATTGGGATGTTAGAGTTTGGCCAAGAGCAATCGGTATCGCTGAAAGATTATGGTCTGCTCAAAGTGTTAACTCTGTCTCTTTAGCACTCCCACGTATTGGTCATTTTACTTGTGATCTCTCACGTCGTGGTATTCAATCTGGTCCATTATTCCCAGACTATTGTCCAATGCAAGATGATTTGGTTTTCACTATGAAACCAAATACTAAACTTTCAAAatctgaaattaaattaattttaaataaataa
- the lmpB gene encoding hypothetical protein (lysosomal integral membrane protein II), whose product MKHIGRIVSFPIGLVLIAVGIIIFVVVNRTIKDEFKKAAVVIPDNGAEEIVDPWVRFIGNEGDPNNVRTYTFMAYNLTNPIETMQGHLPKYQEVGPYSYNYIYERINANLYEDDEKLSFKLWKRYFPIVADGYRDPTKDTIYHFNLVYGAAVKQAGSEVALSVALTAAAMGKIITGLTDPSFKVKAGFAAAPTVTAGAFSNLLTAAGNDPATACGLWQTSTSSSTPLVPFSVPIIAGSPSDISQAQCQALFDPSNKFSLTDPTNVGVYLLNPAGSKAALLASPFGLTSVQADLIMKYQLALTSTFVPTTLVSRFAECSDPKTCTNNPLYFGLLQWAKNPSLLGQSVFAIPNSGVPAAPEFGIYTSSELSLTKAGSLFLNTSTINLITPTSIGTILVYGQKLKADPTSIPPALYAPFSSGEFDAIVKYTGYIMAAFVDGDIIKNQIFKDYQGGPIVKHTVHDFLFNSTDPLLKLMYPDTPSAWVSSPLDNIQDVKVANATLHTDEIYTGVGDIDLVSSPITFEGEEELNYNKKIKVSGSFAEQLPPSYLSKDPEAPVNVFTDEFARSLSFRKEVGGNFGGIPYYRYRINESNWEINPDYFQTIPYLLNLTSIKSGAPAYLSRPRLKGIDVGYYYKAGITDLINDDEDLDVFADYEPRSGKAIHGRYSLQVNTYIQGSDGTNSTLYNKYSAFRSDVVHPMFWGVNIIAATQEQIDILTKAYKVDSFRYAITVILIVVGGFLSLISGGLFVLDKIIDL is encoded by the exons atgaaacatATTGGTAGAATTGTATCATTCCCAATTGGTTTAGTTTTAATCGCagttggtattattatttttgtagTTGTTAATCGTACAATTAaagatgaatttaaaaaagcaGCCGTTGTAATTCCAGATAATGGTGCAGAAGAAATTGTTGATCCATGGGTTCGTTTCATTGGAAATGAAGGAGATCCAAACAATGTTAGAACCTATACCTTTATGGCATATAATTTAACCAATCCAATTGAAACCATGCAAGGTCATTTACCAAAATATCAAGAAGTTGGTCCATACAGTTACAATTACATCTATGAACGTATCAATGCAAACCTctatgaagatgatgaaaaattaagTTTCAAACTTTGGAAACGTTATTTCCCAATTGTTGCTGATGGTTATAGAGATCCAACCAAAGATACTATCTATCATTTCAATTTAGTATATGGTGCTGCCGTTAAACAAGCAGGTAGTGAAGTTGCACTTTCAGTAGCTTTAACAGCAGCTGCAATGGGTAAAATTATCACTGGTCTCACTGACCCAAGCTTTAAAGTTAAAGCTGGTTTCGCTGCTGCACCAACAGTTACTGCTGGAGCTTTTTCAAATCTTTTAACTGCAGCTGGTAATGACCCAGCTACTGCATGTGGACTTTGGCAAACTAGTACTAGTTCCAGTACTCCATTAGTTCCATTTTCTGTACCAATTATTGCTGGTAGTCCATCAGATATAAGTCAAGCTCAATGTCAAGCATTATTTGATCCATCAAATAAATTCTCTTTAACTGATCCAACAAATGTAGGTGTCTACCTTTTAAATCCAGCTGGATCCAAAGCTGCATTATTAGCTTCACCATTTGGTTTAACTA GTGTTCAAGCTGATTTAATTATGAAATATCAATTAGCATTAACATCAACTTTTGTACCAACAACTCTTGTTTCTAGATTTGCTGAATGCTCTGATCCAAAAACTTGTACTAATAATCCACTTTACTTTGGTCTTTTACAATGGGCTAAAAATCCAAGTCTTCTTGGGCAATCAGTTTTCGCAATTCCAAATTCAGGTGTTCCAGCAGCACCAGAGTTTGGTATTTATACAAGTAGTGAACTCAGTTTAACAAAAGCAGGATCACTTTTCCTAAATACTTCAACTATTAATCTCATTACACCAACTAGTATTGGTACAATTTTAGTTTATGGACAAAAACTTAAAGCTGATCCAACATCAATTCCACCAGCCCTCTATGCACCATTCTCAAGTGGAGAGTTTGATGCAATCGTCAAATATACTGGATATATTATGGCAGCATTTGTAGATGGAGATATTATTAAGAATCAAATTTTCAAAGATTATCAAGGTGGTCCAATCGTTAAACATACTGTTCACGATTTCCTCTTCAACTCAACCGATCcattattgaaattgatgtaTCCAGATACTCCAAGCGCATGGGTATCAAGTCCACTCGACAATATTCAAGATGTTAAAGTTGCCAATGCTACTTTACACACTGATGAAATCTATACAGGTGTTGGTGATATTGATTTAGTTTCATCTCCAATCACATTCGAAGGTGAAGAAGAATTAAActataacaaaaaaattaaagttagTGGTTCATTCGCTGAACAATTACCACCATCATATCTCTCCAAAGATCCAGAAGCACCAGTTAATGTCTTTACTGATGAATTTGCAAGATCACTTTCATTCAGAAAGGAAGTTGGTGGTAACTTTGGTGGTATTCCATACTATCGTTATAGAATCAATGAATCCAATTGGGAAATTAATCCAGACTATTTCCAAACCATTCcatatcttttaaatcttACAAGCATTAAAAGTGGTGCTCCAGCCTATCTTAGCAGACCAAGATTAAAGGGTATCGAtgttggttattattataaagcTGGTATCACCGATTTAatcaatgatgatgaagatctCGACGTTTTCGCCGATTATGAACCACGTTCTGGTAAAGCTATTCACGGTCGTTACTCACTTCAAGTAAATACCTACATTCAAGGTTCTGATGGAACTAACTCTACTCTCTACAATAAATACTCTGCTTTCCGTTCTGATGTTGTTCATCCAATGTTTTGGGGTGTCAATATCATCGCAGCCACTCAAGAACAAATTGATATCCTTACCAAAGCCTATAAAGTTGATTCCTTCCGTTATGCCATCActgttattttaattgttgttggtggtttcttatctttaatttctggTGGTCTCTTTGTACTTGATAAAATAATcgatttgtaa
- the gtaN gene encoding GATA zinc finger domain-containing protein 14: MFEKIPNQNSHSMGDNNTGYYNNNNNNNNNNNNNNNNSNNNNNNSNNNNNNNINNNNNNNNNNNNNNNNNNNNNNNTSQQLPSPQLSQPNSMNTTPNQTSPNLRSSPNRVANNMTQINILTPHLLPGSPSASPIPISSIPTASVYRQPFSSSSSSNHDQGSYPIINTKSIIPSASQLQSQNLNIINSINNNFSKDSPNSQNNTSFNEDTIFIASTTYGSSNTPNNNNNNINNNNSNNNNNSNNSNNNNNSTNNNNNSSNINSPNDFNNNHNNNNNNNNNNNNNNNNNNSSNSNINNNNNNSNNSNNNIDNSNNNNNNNNVRSGNSNVNANGHNRLKRKSKENIYNNNNQNNNNQNNNQNNNHNNNHNNNHNNNQNNNQNNIQNTNQNNIQNNHNQQNNNNHQNNNNQNNNYQNNNNQNSGNNNNQNHHNNKFNQNNNHNQNNHSNNQNKNNHNNNHNNNNHNNNNHNNNNNNHNNNNNNHNNNNNHNNQNNHNNQNNNHNNNQNNNYNNNQNNNYNPNNYGNNYNPNNNYNNSNNPNNMNNNYNHNQNNNNNNNNNNQNYNNNHNNQFNNQNNQIHNQSNNQNNYNQNNNHNNNNQNNNNNNQNNNNNNNQNNNNNNNNINNNNNNNNNNNNGNTGLSSSTNNSKHSSPRSSPNNSPLNYNTNEEYYNSGSSSPSSPGSPNSSILQITDGNNGFNNQNNLNNGNNGNQNYNNNNGQFNNNFDNNGQNNNNNNNNNNNNNNNNNENNRNSPTTTQPQIQTTQPLINGANSAFVFPSTPKTNSSTTLFGVMPNEQETWIEIRDLSCSISKMAKSSLTNGITEEMLNEIKEKGTDLINMIENVTQKEKLERKYNDDDRNRIFPPLTRPRRFRKKKKPNVTEPPVEKVKKKADTLFCTSCGTTQTPEWRKGPAGGKSLCNACGLHYAKLMKKEIQLSKVETTSSPPSTSMNVVNLLN, encoded by the exons atgtttgaaaaaattCCAAACCAAAATTCTCATAGCATGGGTGATAATAACACTGgctattataataataataataataataataataataataataataataataataatagtaataataataataataattcaaataataataataataataatattaataataataataataataataataataataataataataataataataataataataataacaataatacatCACAACAATTACCATCACCACAATTGTCACAACCAAATTCAATGAATACAACACCAAATCAAACCTCACCAAATCTTAGAAGCTCACCAAATAGAGTAGCAAATAATATGAcacaaattaatattttaacgCCACATCTATTGCCGGGATCACCATCAGCTTCACCAATcccaatttcatcaattccAACCGCCTCTGTATATCGTCAaccattttcatcttcatcatcatcaaaccATGATCAAGGATCATACCCAATCATAAATACCAAGTCAATCATTCCATCCGCATCACAACTTCAATCTCAAAATCTTAACATTATTAACTCtataaataacaatttcTCCAAAGATTCACCAAATAGCCAAAATAATACCTCTTTCAATGAAGATACTATATTCATAGCTAGTACAACTTATGGTTCATCTAATAccccaaataataataataataatattaataataataatagtaataacaataataacagtaataatagtaataataataacaattctaccaacaataataataatagtagtaatataaattcaccaaatgattttaataataatcataataataataataataataataataataataataataataataacaacaacaatagtagtaatagtaatattaataataataataataatagcaataatagtaataacaatatagacaatagcaataataataataacaacaataatgtTCGTAGTGGTAATAGCAATGTTAATGCAAATGGCCATAATAGATTAAAgagaaaatcaaaagaaaatatatataataacaacaaccaaaataacaacaaccaaaacaacaaccaaaacaacaaccatAATAACAACCACAATAACAACCACAATAACAACCAAAATAACAACCAAAATAACATCCAAAATACCAACCAAAATAACATCCAAAACAATCACAACCAacaaaataacaacaaccaccaaaacaataacaaccaAAATAACAActaccaaaataataataatcaaaacagcggcaataacaataatcaaaatcacCACAACAATAAATTCAACCAAAACAATAACCACAACCAAAACAACCACAGTaacaatcaaaataaaaacaaccataacaacaaccacaataataataaccacaataataataaccacaataataataataacaaccacaataataataataacaaccacaataataataacaaccacaacaaccaaaacaaccacaacaaccaaaacaaTAACCACAACAATAAtcaaaacaacaactacaacaataatcaaaataacaACTACAACCCAAACAACTACGGCAACAACTATAacccaaataataattataataatagtaataatccaaataacaTGAATAATAACTACAATCATaaccaaaacaacaacaacaacaacaacaacaacaatcagaATTATAACAACAACCATAAcaatcaatttaataatcaaaacaaCCAAATCCACAATCAAAGCAATAAccaaaacaattacaaccaaaacaacaaccacaataacaataaccaaaacaacaataacaataaccaaaacaacaataacaacaacaaccaaaacaacaacaacaataataataatattaataataataataataataataataataataataatggcaaCACTGGATTATCTTCATCCACAAATAACTCTAAACATAGTTCACCACGTTCATCTCCAAATAATTCACCATTGAACTATAATACCAATGAGGAATACTACAACTCTGGTTCATCATCCCCTTCCTCTCCTGGTAGTCCAAATTCAAGTATTTTACAAATTACAGATGGTAACAAtggttttaataatcaaaataatttaaacaatggtaataatggtaatcaaaattataataataataatggtcaGTTTAACAATAATTTCGACAATAATGGtcaaaataacaacaacaacaacaacaacaacaacaataataataataataataatgaaaataatagaaattcaCCAACAACCACTCAACCACAGATTCAAACTACTCAACCACTAATTAATGGTGCCAATAGTGCATTTGTATTCCCTTCAACACCAAAGACCAATTCCTCTACAACTCTTTTTGGTGTTATGCCAAATGAACAAGAGACTTGGATCGAGATAAGAGACCTCAGTTGTTCTATTTCAAAGATGGCCAAATCAAGTTTGACTAATGGTATCACTGAAGAAATGTTAAAtgaaatcaaagaaaaaggTACTGATTTAATTAACATGATCGAAAATGTTACccaaaaagagaaattagaaagaaaatataatgatgatgatagaaATAGAATATT CCCACCATTAACAAGACCAAGAAGATTTAGAAAGAAGAAGAAGCCAAATGTGACCGAACCACCTGTTGAAAAGGTTAAAAAGAAGGCTGATACCTTATTTTGTACATCTTGTGGTACGACTCAAACACCAGAATGGAGAAAAGGTCCAGCCGGAGGTAAATCATTATGTAATGCATGTGGACTTCATTATGcaaaattgatgaaaaaagaaattcaattaaGTAAAGTTGAAACTACCTCAAGTCCCCCAAGCACATCTATGAATgttgttaatttattaaactga